The following is a genomic window from Armatimonadota bacterium.
TGTTTACGGACTACAAGAAGATGTGCCGCGACAAGGAAGTTGACGCGGTCTTCGTCGGCACGCCCAACCAAATGCACGTCCCGATGGGGCTCGCGGCGGTGCGCAACGGCAAGCACGTCTTCATCACCAAGCCGCTCGCCGATTCCGAACGCGCCGCAACGACGCTTGTCCGCGAGGCCGAAGCCGCCGGCGTGGTCAACATGATGTCGCTCAGCACGCGCTTCGGGCGCGACTGTCAGTACCTCGGCGGCCTGATTCGCGAGGGGCAACTCGGCGAGCTGTACTACGGACGGGCGCGAAGCATCCGCCGCAGCGGCATCCCCGCGTGGAACCTCGGCTTCATCCAGAAGGGCGGCGGCGCGTTCCGCGATATGGGCGTGCACGTGCTCGACGCGGCGTGGTGGCTGCTCGGCCGACCGCGGCCGATTACTGTAACCGGAGTCGCCGGCGCGAAGTTCGGCCCGCGCGGTCTGGGCTATTGGGATTATCAGGCGCCGCCCAAGAAGGTGTGGACGCAGTACGCGAGCGATGATTACGCCGGCGGGTTCATCCGCTTCGAAGGCGGCATCGGTCTGCAGGTCGAGAGCTTCTGGGCGTCACATCAGCCCGAGGAGTTCCAGATCGAGCTGTTCGGCACCGAGGGGGGCGCGCGGTACTCGCCGCTCACGATCTACCGCACCGAGGACGGGGCGCCACAGGACGTGACAGTGAATCTGCCGCGCGGACCTTCAGGCTGGGATAACATCGCAGGACACTTCATTGATTGCATCCTCGACGCCGTGGAGTGCGCGGCACCCCTGCGCCACGGCCTGATCGTGCAGCAGATGATGGAGGCATTGCTGCGCAGTGCCGAGAGCGGAAAGGAAGTCCGCATCCGCGACGGGGCGTGACCGCCGCTGACATAATGCGAAGACATCGGGGCCGCCGGGCCGGCCGGCACTGCACCTGATTGTGCCTCGGTGCCTTGGCGGTACGATTTCAGGTTCCGAATAGGAGAGACACATGAAACTCGGCTTCATCGGGGAGAACAGTCTGGAAGGTGTCGCGCAGGACTCGCAGTTCGCCAAGGAACACGGCTACGAAGGCCTGGAGTACAACTACTGGGGCGACTTCCGCGACCTGACCGCGGATACGGTGACGAAGATGCGCGCCATCCACAGGAAGCACGGCGTGCGCGTGTGCATGCTCGGCATCTGGGGCTGGAATTACCTGTCGCCGAACGCCAAGGAGCGCGCGGAGGCGCACAAGATGCTCGACCGCGCCATCACNNNNNNNNNNNNNNNNNNNNNNNNNNNNNNNNNNNNNNNNNNNNNNNNNNNNNNNNNNNNNNNNNNNNNNNNNNNNNNNNNNNNNNNNNNNNNNNNNNNNCGCGGCATCCAATAGATCGCCATTGAGCGCCAACTGCGTGCTCGCTGGCACCTGCGCGCCGGCTTGCAGGACTGTGAAAGGTACCTCGTTACTCGTATAAGTCACCGGCGCCGCGATGGCCTCGTCGGGCAAGAAGGCCTCGGCCTCGTAGGAGAACGGTTGCCGCATGGTCGCGCGCATGAGGTATTGACCGGGCGGCAGAAGCGGGTGCAGCCACGAGTGGAAATAGTACTGATACAGGTGGGATTCACCCGGCTCAAGGCGCGCCGAGTGATCGCCCGGCGGCAAGGCCGGCTTTGGGTACGTTAGCTCGAAGCTCTGTCCGTCACTCCGCGCCGCGACACACTCGAAGCTACCCATGTTGGCTACAGGCATGTATCTCAGTGGCTGCGGACCCGCATTCGTGCACACGGTTGTAACATAGATGGGATCGCCTTCGGCGTATTGGGCATGGTCCAGCATGATCCCAAACACGAGATCGTAGGAATTCGGCCATGTCTGCTCACCCGTTGCTGGGAGCGCCCCGAAACCGAGGGCGCACGAAGCGACCACTAAGAGCATGACCAACCCGCGCCTCGGCACAATAATCCGCGCTAGCATTTCTGCTCCCTCCTCAGAAATCCACCTGGGTCGTCTCGGCTTCCACGTGGAAGTTCCTTGTATTGACATTGGCGAGGTACTGCACGGTCTGGATTACCCAATTCCCGTCCACCAGCACGCCGCGACTGGTGCCCGAATCGGTCCTATGTGGGTGAGCGGTACCCCACATAATGCAGGACGAGAAAGGATAGGTGAAGGTTAGCCAATCTGGCTGGTCATAGGCGGGATCTTCGTCGACATGTTCCACGCTTACGACATGCCCCAACTCGTGCGCGGCGACATGGCGGCAAACCGGTATGTGTACGTCCGGCTCCTGGCTCCAGTGATCGCGGATCTTCGTCACGAAAACGAAAGCCCAGCCCTCGTGTCTTCGGGCGTGGTCGGTGCCGTGGCCGATACCATTGTCGATAGTCTGGTCATGAGCGAACAGCACGCCGGCGTAATGCGGCCACCAGCCTGGCCCGTCGAAGAGGGAATGTGCTATCCAGGCCTCTTGGTCATAGGTCTGCAGCACCAATGAGCCCTGGATGCCTACCTGTTTTCGCCATAGCTCGACCCCTGCCGTCGCCAACGCAAAATCGGCCCAGTTGAGGCACTCGTCAACTCTTGCCGTCGAAAGCACCAAGGGCACTTCGTCCCATTGACCATTCTCATCCCAATCGTCGAACGGCTCGCCTGCATCGTATTGTCCATTACCGTTGACGTCGGTGTACGGTTCAGGAGGTCCGTGCATGACGTATACCGCCGTGAGCAGTTCCTTGCGCACGGGTTTGAGTCGGGTAACCGCGCCGGGGCCCGCGCCGCCGGTCACGAATCCACGGTACTCCTCCCACGCAGTATGGCTGTCCCCAGCGCCGGCATGCGTCACCTCAAACGACGCGTCGTACTGCCCGTTTCCGTTCACGTCAACCCAATCTTCCGGGCTGCCTTCCGTCGCATTCTGGATCCTGGGCTCTTCGTCCCATTCCAGATCATCCCCCGGGGCTGGCCAGGGCACATCGGCGTAGCGCTCGACCCATACCCGCGGCAAGTACGCCCCTGCCTGCGCCGGCTCATACCCTTTGCGCGGACTGGGCACCCACAGCATCGCCGGGGTAGAATGGGGACGGTCACCTATTCTCGAGAGCTCTCCTTGGAGACCGATGTGATATGCGTGCAACCGGTGGCAGACCGGAAATGTGCAGTAGCGGGAATCACCGAAAGGGAGAACGAGGAAACGCGACGATACTGTACGGGCGGGAAAAACAGAACACGGCCCGCACCCACATAGTGGCACGCGGACCGCGGTGAGCAGCCGTGTGATGGCGACGCTATTGTCTACGCCGTGGCAGACCTGGTTCACGCGTGCGAAACCCCCGGAATCGCGCGTTCAACCGTTCGCAATCACGGAGCCATAAGAGCTCGCCCCAGGCTCAATGAGCCGTATCCGGCGCCCGGGCAGAATCGTCGCGGGGCAGCCCCAGGGCTGCCTCAACCTGCCGCGGGAACTACAAGAACCTACCACCCAGCGGAGCGCTGGTCAAGACTTTGTCCGCACCAGAGCAGCGCGACCGTTTCCGGTTGCGTGCCCCCGCCGCATTGACTGGCGCCTGTCTCCCCAGGTAGAATTGATCGTCGAAGCGGACAGGGGGTAACGCGTTCATCCGCCCTCTGCCGTCTCGTCGCGGGCGAATAGCTCAGTGGGAGAGCGCTTGCCTTACAAGCAAGAGGTCGCTGGTTCGAAACCAGCTTCGCCCACCATGTCCGCGCCGACGGTGCTATCCGCCAATCCCTGGGCGTCGGCGCTGACGCATGTCATGCTGCACACGAGCGCCGTCATCCACTCGCCGGGAACCTCGCTCTTCCTGCCGCCGCACGGCGACGTACCCGAGTAGCCGGGCCGGCGCCCCGGAACTGCCGGTCTTCTCAAGCCCAGAGACGTTGCTGCCCCATGCCTACCTCGCCAGATAACCGCCGTCCACGGCCAGCGCGTGGCCGGTAACGAATGACGCGGCGTCGGAGCACAACCAGACCACAGCCTCCGCGACCTCCTCCGGCTTGCCGATGCGGCCAATGGGATGCAGCGCGCGGAATTCCTCCATCAGCTCCGGCTTCTGCGCGACGACGCCCGCCACCGTCGGCGTGTCAATCGTGCCCGGGCATACCGCATTGATGCGGACGCCGAGCTTGGAGTACTCCAGCGCGGCCGTGCGCGTGAGCTCGAGTATCCCGCCCTTCGATGCGGTGTACGCGGAGAAGTCCTGCAAGCCGCGAATGCCGGAAACCGAGGACATGTTGACGATAGCGCCCCCGCCCTGTTCGAGCATCTGCGGAATCTCGTGCTTCATGCACAGCCACACGCCTTTGAGGTTGGTATTGATGATGTGCTCCCAGTTCTCCTCGGTGCACTCAACGGTTGATCCCATTTCGCCCACGGTGCCCGCGTTGTTGAAGGCGCAGTCCAGGCGGCCGTAGTTGTCCATCGCCCTGCCCACCATGGCCTCCACCGCCGCCCCCTGCGACACATCGGTTTCGACGAAGATCGCCTCGCCCCCGTTCGCCTCTATCATCCGCACGGTCTCCTCGCCGCCGCCCACGGCAATGTCGGCGACGACCACTTTAGCGCCGTCACGAGCGAATGCCAGCGCCGTCGCCCGGCCGATGCCGGACGCCGCNNNNNNNNNNNNNNNNNNNNNNNNNNNNNNNNNNNNNNNNNNNNNNNNNNNNNNNNNNNNNNNNNNNNNNNNNNNNNNNNNNNNNNNNNNNNNNNNNNNNATGCGACGCGCTTCGTGGACTGCCTCGCAGGTCATGTTGCCTCACTCGCTCGGGCGGATACGGGGCTTCCCTAACCCGGGGCGAAGCGGCCGACGGAGCTGTGCCAGGGGGACGACCACGTCCAACTCGATCTGATCGAAGCGCAACTACGCGCGGCGGGGATACCGAGCACGCGGCGGGCGCGGTCCGCGGCGCTGTTCGTGCCTGCTTCGCGATTGGAGGAAGCGCAGCGCGTGCTGGCGGGGGAGAGCCCGACGCCTGGGCCGCCCTCCGGCACAGTTGGGTTGTCTGATCTGCACCGCCTGCGGCTGGTATGCGCGCGCTGCGAGAAGGTGACATCGGTGGATCTGTTGGAGGAACGGCCGCCGGCAACCTGTGCGTGCGGGCACGTGTTCGATTGGGGCGAGGCGGGGCCGATTATTGACCGGTACATGGACATCGTCCGCCGCATGGCGGACGCCGAGTTCGAGATCGAGTTGGAGCTGCCGGGGGCGGAGGAGTGACCCGATCCGCTGTCGCCACCACAACGAAGCCGGGCCGCGATGCCCGCTTGGTGCGCTGAGGGACCGGCTTCTCCCGGACAGCGGCGGCTAGACGCGTCGAAGTCGGCCCGAGGCGAGGATGACAGGCGTGACTGACACAGGCCAAGGCAGCGCCCAATCGGCGGTCCCGACGCGGCGCCAGCAGCTTATTGAGGTCGGCGTTTTCCTCTTCCTCTGCATGCCTGGCCTCGTACTGTCGGCATTCCGGAGCGAGCCGGCGCGCCGCGACTTCCTGCTCGACGCGATCTGGGTCTTGTGCTGGGGGCTAGGGCTGACCGCCCTGGTTCTGTTCCTTCTGTGGCGTAATCGTGAGCCGAGGAGCGCCATCGGCTGGTCGCTGAGGAAGCTCTGGACCGACATCCCTCTCGGAGTTGCGCTCTTTCTCCCCGTGCATCTCAGCGCAGCTTGGGGCTATGCACTATTCCGCTCGCTCGGACTCCCTGACGGATCGAGGCCCCTGCCCTCATACTGCGCCCCCGAGGGGCCGACGCAGCTCGTGCTTGCGGTCGTTCTAATCGCGGTTCTCGCGTTGGTAGACGAAACGATATTTCGGGGATACCTGATTCTGCGCTTTACGACGATTACGCGCAGCGCGCCCGTAGCTGTCGCGCTTGCGGCGGTTTTCTTCGCCGTCGAGCATGCGTACCAAGGGCCCGCTGGCATTGCCACTACCGGCATCGTGGGCTTGTCTCTCGGACTCATCTACGTTTGGCGTCGCACGCTCGTTGCTCCCGTTGTAGTGCATTTTCTTGCGAATGTCCTTTACATCATCGCCCCAGCTCTTTTCGCCTTGTGAAGATTCGCGGACGGGGCGTGAACCTGCGCTCAGGCCTGCGCCGGGCTTCCCGCAGGCTACCCCTTGCTCTTGAGCCACGGCGCGATGGGGATCTGCGCCTCGGTGTGGAACGGCAGTTCGACGCGCCGGCCCGTCGCCGCCGACTCGTACGCCGCCATGATGATCTCCAGCACCGCGCGCCCGTCCTCGCCCGTCTCCAGCGGCTGCGCGCCGGTCCTCACGCAGTCCACGAAGTGGACCAGTTCCTGCGGAAAGCCGTAGTTCCACGCCTCCTCGAACACGGTGAAGGTCCAGCCCTTGGTCTCGGGCGCCTTCTCCACCGCGTAGCCGTAGCCGACTTCGCTGTAGGTCTCCAGCGCGTTGCCGTGGAGGAGGTCGGCGTAGCTCACGCCGTGCGAGCCGTAGATCTCCGCGCGGTCGTCCATGCCGCCGCGCTTGGCCCAGCTCTCCTCCGCCATGCCGACCGCGCCGCCCTCGAATTCGACGAGCGCGATGGAGTTGTCATCACCCTCGGTCAAGTCGTTGTGGACGTGCGTGCCCATCTGCGCGTACACGGAAACGGCCTTCGGCTTGCCCAGCATCCAGCGGAAGAACTCGATCGCGTGGCAGCCCATGTCGAGCATCACGCCCCCGCCGGACTTCTCCACATCCCAGAACCACTCGGCGTGCGGGCCGAAGTGCTTCTCGCTGTGCTTGACGAGGTATATCTTGCCCAGCGCTCCCTCGTCCGCGAGCTGCTTCGCGCGGACGTACTTCGGTGCGAAGCACAGCTCCTCGGCGTACATCAAGCGCACCCCGGCCTGCGCGCAGGCCGCGATCATGTCGTCCGCCTCGCCCAGGTTCATGCACAGCGGCTTCTCGCAGATGACGTGCTTGCCCGCGGCGGCGGCTCCGACGGTCATCTCGGCATGCAGGTTGTTCGGAACGCACAGGTCGGCGATGCGCACCTCGTCGAGCCGGAGCGCCTCGTCGAAATCCGTGAACCAGCGCGGGATCCCGAAGCGTTCGGCGAAGGCGCGCGTCCTGGCCTCGTTTCGCCCGACGACAGCGGCAATCCGAGCGCCGGGCACCGAGCGGTTGTAGCAGTCCGCGTGGATCTCGGCGACGAATCCGCATCCGATGAGAGCGATCCCGATTTCGTCCATGTCACAGTCTCCCGGTGCGAGCGCTGAGGGTCCGCGTCAAGCCGGATGACGCGACGCCCGCTGCGCCGAGCGCATGCAGCGGCTCAGCGCGTCATCCCGGCCTATGCATTCCTCGCGGGCTCGCGGGAGCCCTGCGCGAGGCGCGGCGCTCGGGCCCGGCCGGCGCGCGAGCGAAGGATGCCCGCGGGCCGAGGCGGCGCTGCAAGCCGGAGCCCGCGCCCGGCTTCCTTGACAGGGCAAAATGGCCGAGCCTATAATGCCAACAGCAATCCGCCGCCTGGCCACAGACCATTATTCCCACGGAGGCCCCGCTTTGGATATCTGCGTCATCGGCATGGGCTATGTCGGGCTCGTCACCGCCGCGGTATTCGCCGACATGGGCAACGACGTCGTGGGCGTGGAGGTTGACGCGGAGAAGGTGGCGCGGCTGGCCGCGGGGGAGTGTCCGATCTACGAGCCGGGGCTCCAGGAGCTGCTCTCGCGAACCCTGCAGGAGGGACGCCTGTCCTTCACCGCCGACACCGCCGCCGCTGTAGCCGCGTCCGAGGTCATCTTCATCGCCGTCAACACGCCGATGGGCGACAACGGCCTTCCTGATCTGAGCCAGGTCGAGGCCGCGGCGTGTGCGATCGCGCCTGCGGCGAGCGGTCGTAAGATCGTGGTCAACAAGAGCACCGTCCCTGTCGGCACCGGCGATGTGGTCGCGCGTATCGTGGCGGACAATGCCCCGCCCGGAGCCGAGGTGGACGTCTGCTCCAATCCCGAGTTCCTGCGCGAGGGCTCGGCGATCGAGGACGCTTTCAACCCGGACCGTATCGTCATAGGCGCGTCCAATGGCGACGCGGCGAGCAAGCTGGTCGAGCTGTACGCCCCCCTCAACCGCCCGGTGATCGTTACCGACGTCGCGAGCGCCGAGATGATCAAGTACGCGAGCAACTCGTTTCTGGCAACGAAGGTCTCGTTCATCAATGTGATCGCCGACATCTGCGAAGAGGTGGGGGCCGACGTCTCGGCGGTGGCTCACGGGATGGGCGCGGACCGGCGCATCGGCCACGAATACCTCCAGCCCGGCCTGGGGTACGGCGGGTCGTGCTTGTCCCGGGACGCTGAGGCGCTGATCTCGACTGCGGCCGCGGCCGGGTGCGACTTCGCGCTGCTGCGCGCCGCGCAGGACGTCAACCACGCCCGTGTCGGGCGCTTGGTTGCGCGAATGGCCGAGGCGATGGGCGGGCTCGATGGGCGCACGGTGGGCGTGCTCGGGCTCGCTTTCAAGCCGGACACCGATGACCTGCGGGAGGCGAAGGCGGTGGAGCTGATCCGCGTGCTGCTGGAGCGCGGGGCCAAGGTGAGAGCCTACGACCCGGTGGCGATGGAGAAGTGCGCCGCCCTGCTGCCCGATGTGGCGTACGCCGAGAGCGCCGACGATGCGGCGCGCGGCTGCGACGCCCTGGTCGTCGCCACGGAATGGCACGAGTTCAAATCCATGGATCTCGCCCGCATCAAGGCGCTGATGTCCGCGCCCGTCATCTTCGACGGCCGAAACGCGTTCTCGCCGGAGCGGGTGCGCGCCCTGGGCTTTCGCTACTACGGCATCGGGCGGCCCTGAGCATGGCCATGCCGGAGCACATGCGGCACGCGAAATCCGCGAATACCGAGGCGGCGACGGACGATCCGGGTGTGACGTCTTCGCGGCGCTTGGTGTGGATCGGCGTCGCGCTAGCGCTGTTGGTGGGGCTGCCGTTTCTGACCAAGGCGTTTCACATTGACGACACGGTGGTGCTCACCGTCGCCGAGCAGATCACGCGCGATCCGGCGCGACCGTTTCATGCCTCGATCAACTGGTTCGGCGACCCCCAGCCGATCTTCCGCGAAACGACGAACCCGCCGCTGGTGTCGTACTACCTCGCGCCGGTCGTCGCCGCGTCTGGGTTCGCGGAGGTGCCGCTGCACGCGGCGATGCTGTTGTACCTCGTCATCCTTGGGGTGGCGACGGCGGCGCTGAGCCGGCGGTTTGCAGGCGGGTCGGTGTGGCCGGTGTTGTTCGTGATGCTGTCGCCGGCGGTGGTGCCGTCCACGAACGTGATGCGCGACGTGCCGCTGGCGGCGGTGTCGGCGGCCGCGGCTGCCCTGTTCATCGTCGGCGTGGATCGGCAGAGCCGGCAGCTTGTCGTGGCGGGGTCGGTAGTCGCGGGCCTCGCGGTGCTGACCAAGTACTCGGGGGCAGTGCTCCTGCCGGTGCTTGCGCTCTACGCTCTGTTGCAGCGACGCGGCCGCTACGCGCTGTGGCTCCTGCTGCCGCTCGCCATGCTCGGCCTGTGGTCGCTGCACAATCAGCTCGTGCAGGGGCGCACGCACCTCGGGTACTTGTTCGCCGAACGCCGCAACGATGTCCCGATATCCGACCGCCTTTACGCCACGGTCGTTATCGTCGGGGCGTCGCTGTACTTGCTGCCCGCCCTGGTTGCCGATGTGCTGCGGCGCAGGCGGGTCTGGCTTCTCGTGTGCGCGGTGGCCGGGGCCGGGCTCGCGTTCCTCGGCGGATGGCTGCACAATGAGCGCGAGGTCGGTTGGCAGTACACGCTGTGGCTGACCACGGGCGGAGCGCTGATCGCCCTGCTGCTCGTGCCCGGGCTGGCGGCCGCGCGGGGCGCCCTGTCACGCGACTACAGAACCGGCGCCGACACGCTGTTCCTCGCGTTGTGGGCGGGGGCGATCCTGGCGTTCGGGGTGCTGTTCGTCATGTTCCAGGCGGTGCGGCACGTCATCCCGGCGGTGCCGCCCCTCGCCCTGCTGGGTGTCCGCCTGCTGCACCGCGGGACGGCACGTGCGGCATGGCGCAGTTGGGTTCTCGGCGTGCTCGTCGCGGGGCAAGCAGCCGTGGCGTTCGCGGTCGCCGCCGCCGACTACGAGTACGCGCGGACCTACCGCGATTTCGCCCTACGCGCGCAGGAGCGCCTGCCCCGAGACGGCCGGGAGATATGGTTCTCCGGAAACTGGGGGTGGCAGCGTCACGCCCTATCCGCAGGCTTCACGCTCATCGCCGAGCACGGCCGTCTGCCGCGCGTTGGCGACCTCATCCTCATCCCCGACCGCGTGCACAGGGGTCCCCTGCCGGAGGGCCTGGAGCTGGAGCAGATCGAGGAAAAGACGTATCGAGGCCGAATACCGATTCACACCATGGTTTCCTCGGGCGCCAGCTTCTACTCGGTGACCAGCCACAGCGTGCCGTACGCGTTCACGCGGGAGCGGGACCTCGAGACGTTCCGCGTGTTCCGCGTCGAATCCGTCGCGAGGCCTGAGTCGTGACCGAACCTCGGATTTCGTTCGTCGTTCCCGTGCGCGACGAGGCGGACAACGTCGTCGTTCTGTACGACGAGATCGCCGGTGTGATGGGCGAGGTCGGAGTCGAGTGGGAGGTCATCTTCATTGACGACGGCAGCACGGACGGCACCTTCGACCGGCTGCGCGAACTGCACGCGAAGCACGCCCCGGTGCGCGTCATCCGCTTCACGCGGAACTTCGGCAAGTCGTCGGGGCTGAGCGTCGGGTTCGCGGCGGCGCGGGGCAGCATCATCATCACCCTCGACGGCGACTTGCAGGACGACCCGCGGGAGATCCCGAGGTTCCTGGAGGCGCTCGATCAGGGCTTCGACCTCGTGTCGGGGTGGAAGCGCAAGCGGCGCGACCCCGTCGGCAAGCGCGTCGCGTCGCGCATCTTCAACTGGACGATGGCGCGCCTGACCGGGCTTCGCCTCCACGACGTGAACTGCGGGTTCAAGGCCTACCGTGCGGAGGTCGCGCGCGGGCTGCGCCTGCGCCACGGCCTGCATCGCTTCATCCCCTTTCTCGCGCAGGCCAAGGGCTACCGCATCGGCGAGATCGTCGTCGCACATCGAGAGCGCGTTCACGGCCGGTCGAAGTACGGCTGGGAGCGCATCCCCCAGGCCGTGGTTGACGTTCACCTGGCATGGCTCGTCGCGCGCGGCGTCGAGCATCCGCGCCGCATTCTAATCCCGGCCGGTGCCGGGCTGCTCGTCGCCGGAGGAGCGCTGAGCGCGTTTGCCCCTGTGGGGCCGGCAGCGGCGAAGTGGCCGCTGCTCGTTTCCGGCGCGATCGTCGGGCTTGCCGGCTGTGACCTCTTAGTGATGGCGGCGCTGACTGGCCGTGCCATGGCTCGCGAGCCCGCGGGCGGAGCGTATGCCATCGCGGAGCGGCTCGATTGAGTGGCCTCCACATCTGAGAAACCGACACGCCGACGCCTCAAGCTGATCGCCTCCGTGCTGCAAAGCGCGGTGCTGGCGGCAGCGGTGGTTTACATCATCTGGGTCCTCGTTGGTGAGTGGGAGCAACTGCGAGGGCATGTGTGGAGACTGCGCGCGGGGCCGGCCCTGCTGTCGGTGCCGCTGGCGGCGGCCTGGTTCTTCCTGCGCGCGCGGCTGTGGCAGCGCATACTGTCGTGCTTCGGGCACACGCTCGCCTACCGCCGCGCGCTGCGCACGTTCGTGCTCGCCGAGCTGAGCCGGTATCTCCCGGGCACGGTGTGGCACGTGCTGAGCCGGTCCTACCTGTCGAGCCGCCAAGGCATCCCGACGCCGGTGGCCCTGACCGCGGTCATCCTCGAACTGGCTCTCGTCGCATTGGCCGCCACGGCCTTCGTTCCGCTGCGCGCGATCGGCGGACGGCACGCGTATCATAGCCTGACGCTGTGGGCGGCGGTTGCGGTTCCGCTGCTGCTCGTGCTGGCGCATCCGCGAGTCGTGATTCCACTGATCAACGCCGGGCTGCGGCGCTTCTCGCGGCCGCCGCTTCCCGCGTTGGGATACCGCGACCTATTCGGCATGCTCGCGCTGTGCGCCCTGATGTGGGCGTGCCTGTGCGCGGGGTTCGTGCTCTTGGCGTCAAGCATCACGCCGGCGGCGACGCGCGCGCCGGTAGGCGTCGCGGCGTCGTTCCCGGCGGCATGGTTCGTCGGGCTGATCGCCATCGCCGCGCCCGGCGGGATCGGCGCGCGCGAGGGGGCGCTCGTCGTGCTGCTCGGTGGGCTGCTGCCCGGCGGAATGGCAGTCGTCGTGGCGCTGGTGTCGCGGGTTTGGCTGACGGTTATCGAACTGCTCTTCGCCGCCATCGCCTGGCGCCTGCCGGAGTGAGGGGCGCCGGCGCGCCGGCCGATATTGAGGTGCGCAATGAGTATTCGACCAGCACGGCAAGCCGTCGTGACGATTGTCATCGGGATCGCGTGCGCGGTGCTCGGCTGTGTCTCCGGCGGCGGCGCGATGGCGGCCCAGGAGGGTGATGTGGCACGACCGTGGGTGCGCGAGACTGAGGAGGGCATACAAGCGGGGAACGGGCTCGTCGGCCTCGCCTTCGCCCGGCGCGGGAACGCAATCCTGCTCAGGAGCGTGACGAGGGAACCGGGCGGGCGCGAACTGCTCACCGGTTCGCGTGAGACCGACTCGCTGTGGGAGCTGGAGTTCGCCACTGCTGCCGGCGAACGCATCACGCTTTCGAGCGCGGACGCACCGGGCGCGACTTTCGACGCGCGCGCCGGCGATGACGCGGAGATTACCATTCGCTGGCCGCAGGTGACGGACGGCGGCAGCCGCGTCGGCGTCGAGGTCCGCGTGGTCATCAAGCGCGGCGATCCGGTGACCTATTGGAGCCTCAGGCTCGCGAACGCCGACGAGACGCTCCGCCCGTGGCGCGTGACGTTCCCCATCATCGCGAACGTTGACGGCATTCCGGGGACGAAGCTCGCGTTTCCGACGGGGTGGGGGATCGTCTATGATGACGCGCTGCACGCGGGCGAGATTCAGGGCACGTATCCCTCGATGACGCCGGCAATGCAGTTCATGGCGTGCTGGCAGCGTGCCGGCGGTGTGTACTTCGCGGCCCACGATCCCGCGGCGGCGCACAAGCAGTTGATCTGCACCCCCGATGTCGCGGACGGCCGGCTTCGGCTGGCGGTGGTCAACTACCCCGCGGGAATGGGGCGGCCGGTGCGCGAGTGGACGCTGCCCTACCAGGCGGCGGTCGGCGTGTTCCCCGGCAACTGGTACGACGCCGCGCGGCTGCACCGCGCCTGGGCGATTGAGCACGCGCCGTGGATGGCGAAAGGGGAGTTGCTGACACGGCGCAGCACGCCGAAATGGCTCAAGGACATAGACATCTGGTGCCTCGGCGGCGGCGGACCGGCCGAAGCGGTCGAACCGGCGAAGCGGTTTGCCGAGTACTTCGGCGTGCCGACTGCGGTGCACTGGTACAACTGGCACCAGATTCCGTTCGACGACCACTACCCCGAGTATTTCCCAACGAAAGCGGGCTTCGCGCAGGGCGTTGCGGAGCTGCAGGCGGCGGGAGTGCGCGTCATGCCGTACATCAACGGACGCCTGTGGGATCCGCGCACCGAAACCTGGACGAGCGAAAACGCCGAGGCCGCCTGCGCCAAAGACGAGCACATGAAGCGATACGAGGAGACCTATGGCTCGGGNNNNNNNNNNNNNNNNNNNNNNNNNNNNNNNNNNNNNNNNNNNNNNNNNNNNNNNNNNNNNNNNNNNNNNNNNNNNNNNNNNNNNNNNNNNNNNNNNNNNCGGCTGCTTGCGGTAGGGGTGAACCGTCACCCCATCCACGAGATCGAGCAGCCCCTGGCGGAAACACTCCTCCAGGAAGTCCATCGGGATGCCTGAGGTCGCCGGCGCCACACAGAGCGCTCCGGCATCGGCCTGCCGAA
Proteins encoded in this region:
- a CDS encoding Gfo/Idh/MocA family oxidoreductase — protein: MAREVRVGIIGMGIGRPNAQAIAKNPRGRVVALCDLVEDRMQDFAKELPEPVKMFTDYKKMCRDKEVDAVFVGTPNQMHVPMGLAAVRNGKHVFITKPLADSERAATTLVREAEAAGVVNMMSLSTRFGRDCQYLGGLIREGQLGELYYGRARSIRRSGIPAWNLGFIQKGGGAFRDMGVHVLDAAWWLLGRPRPITVTGVAGAKFGPRGLGYWDYQAPPKKVWTQYASDDYAGGFIRFEGGIGLQVESFWASHQPEEFQIELFGTEGGARYSPLTIYRTEDGAPQDVTVNLPRGPSGWDNIAGHFIDCILDAVECAAPLRHGLIVQQMMEALLRSAESGKEVRIRDGA
- a CDS encoding SDR family oxidoreductase, giving the protein AASGIGRATALAFARDGAKVVVADIAVGGGEETVRMIEANGGEAIFVETDVSQGAAVEAMVGRAMDNYGRLDCAFNNAGTVGEMGSTVECTEENWEHIINTNLKGVWLCMKHEIPQMLEQGGGAIVNMSSVSGIRGLQDFSAYTASKGGILELTRTAALEYSKLGVRINAVCPGTIDTPTVAGVVAQKPELMEEFRALHPIGRIGKPEEVAEAVVWLCSDAASFVTGHALAVDGGYLAR
- a CDS encoding CPBP family intramembrane metalloprotease translates to MTDTGQGSAQSAVPTRRQQLIEVGVFLFLCMPGLVLSAFRSEPARRDFLLDAIWVLCWGLGLTALVLFLLWRNREPRSAIGWSLRKLWTDIPLGVALFLPVHLSAAWGYALFRSLGLPDGSRPLPSYCAPEGPTQLVLAVVLIAVLALVDETIFRGYLILRFTTITRSAPVAVALAAVFFAVEHAYQGPAGIATTGIVGLSLGLIYVWRRTLVAPVVVHFLANVLYIIAPALFAL
- a CDS encoding Gfo/Idh/MocA family oxidoreductase; its protein translation is MDEIGIALIGCGFVAEIHADCYNRSVPGARIAAVVGRNEARTRAFAERFGIPRWFTDFDEALRLDEVRIADLCVPNNLHAEMTVGAAAAGKHVICEKPLCMNLGEADDMIAACAQAGVRLMYAEELCFAPKYVRAKQLADEGALGKIYLVKHSEKHFGPHAEWFWDVEKSGGGVMLDMGCHAIEFFRWMLGKPKAVSVYAQMGTHVHNDLTEGDDNSIALVEFEGGAVGMAEESWAKRGGMDDRAEIYGSHGVSYADLLHGNALETYSEVGYGYAVEKAPETKGWTFTVFEEAWNYGFPQELVHFVDCVRTGAQPLETGEDGRAVLEIIMAAYESAATGRRVELPFHTEAQIPIAPWLKSKG
- a CDS encoding UDP-glucose/GDP-mannose dehydrogenase family protein, with amino-acid sequence MPTAIRRLATDHYSHGGPALDICVIGMGYVGLVTAAVFADMGNDVVGVEVDAEKVARLAAGECPIYEPGLQELLSRTLQEGRLSFTADTAAAVAASEVIFIAVNTPMGDNGLPDLSQVEAAACAIAPAASGRKIVVNKSTVPVGTGDVVARIVADNAPPGAEVDVCSNPEFLREGSAIEDAFNPDRIVIGASNGDAASKLVELYAPLNRPVIVTDVASAEMIKYASNSFLATKVSFINVIADICEEVGADVSAVAHGMGADRRIGHEYLQPGLGYGGSCLSRDAEALISTAAAAGCDFALLRAAQDVNHARVGRLVARMAEAMGGLDGRTVGVLGLAFKPDTDDLREAKAVELIRVLLERGAKVRAYDPVAMEKCAALLPDVAYAESADDAARGCDALVVATEWHEFKSMDLARIKALMSAPVIFDGRNAFSPERVRALGFRYYGIGRP